cattaatatacatacattaatcataaacaaaataaggatagaattcatacctcttgaagcccatcaagtatccttgctatcttttcgtatttagaacgatcttcctatccaagccgctcccacgtactcacaccaagatcttccaaagtgttctctacacctcaagaaatgtgtgggcacttagagaatgaatgatagtttatttgtgattctacttgatgtactcaactcatgagatcaagagaataggcctgagaattgattctttattttcagggagagaaaactatcgttcgatttttcacagagcgaaatgTTAAGAGTTATCTTACATCTACATCtctaaatatttttctgattagtcatacttaaaagaaaatattcaaattttaaaaaataaatctgtaaccattttacaattttattttttaattaattaattattctattaatgaaaaaatccaaaaaccaaattttgaattatccattaattaattaattaaataaataaaaatgaaaatctcatccctgaaatTTCCCTACACgcgactgtgtgtgcacgtgtagcttccctaatttttgggatgttggttttttaatttttatttaattatttattcaaattactttgtcaaataagatctaacaacctgataactaattcaaatttgaattcaaattaattatctttttaattaattatcaaatataattaattatttgaataaatattaatcttttaaattcaaatccaatttgaacttatcagattattatctcccactcaaataaagatatttaattaattctaccaattaattaaatccaaaatttttgaaaataaatatttaatttattataatttcaaaaattataattaattaattatttaattaaatttcgaaattactttaattatttaatataattttgaaaattatacaataattaaatattaattaattttgttaactacaactaatttgtaattaattaattaatcactattatcatataattgcatatttggcctgaagaacaaatttcttcttaaatatgtctttaaactattttcccttcatatcaactcttaccttgaacagtgttgatagagcagctatggggacctatggacctataattccaagtttcaataaatttgagattattaattaaactctttaattaaataatcttaatttattaatctcatgattattccactataaatatgagactgcactcttgtaattatagacatttcatttactaagtactttataatcataaagcgtccattgatataatcatttcatacaacttgaccctctaataatggttcataattaatcgggaataaaattaccgttttacccttttaattatctcttgtttccttaagtaccattgactctactagtgaaggttaattcataactaaattataaatttgagctcaataacctttcagtcccaaaagtcaacccttaagagaaccatcattcaatctcttgcgataaggcatagattccatatctgtatactatgtccccagccatctacattaatgagttcccaaaacaaaagtttctagcctgatcattctgatagaccctaacaagtgaatcaaagaactcatataacataaacaggagttcatagtaacttcaggattaagatctatttgtatatgatcatcagttgatatatttaattaatacttcgaaacggtatttaacgaagtattaataaacatatctggtccagttctatatattctctaatatataaagcacctccactaaagtgtcctaccatactagtgatccagatctagatcacatgtattcataatactagtggatcgtacttgcagtaattaatctaaagattccataactttattttactacgaactattcaagttcatttatctcaaacacaatcctcccgtaccaatacgtgtttgagatcacatatatgaacttaggaatttttcttatatttacttaatattatcacagaataatatagtccataaaatatatgcataacaaattcaattcatttatttatttcataaaaacaatgtctactacatatgctttcagggcacatttccaacataactaatcaccaattatattcctcaatatcaaaatagactccaatatacttcctaaattcccagaaatacccccaggctcgccccaaaccgtgtataaatccccgccttgactttttcgctaaatttctcactaagatcgcctcgagtcacaagctacaaatatatccacataataatgcggtctccacaatttatcacagttatttgcatttatgccctcaacgggccaaaattacaaatacccttctaacctaatcagggcctacatgcatactaatacacataatcatgcatcacagatatccaaataatcatataacatgcttttaatcatttaaatcacatataatccaattatgtcctcctagcacactaatcaaggcccttaagccttattagtaaatttgggtcgtacATGGTGGGTAGCAAGGAATTGCAAACTTTGGCCCCCACCAATTCTCAGAGTATTGCGACATCTAACaaagaagaaaaaggtgagggcccatcatatagaaaataacaagggattaaaattttgataactcgagctcgagTACTCAAGATAAAGAGATTGCCTCAATCGAGACTGAAGGCTCGAAAGGGCGAGATTAACTCGAATGTCATTCCCGAACTGTTGTAAAGCTCGGGCATCGAGAGTGCACCCACGCTAGGGTGGGGCAGTTAATACCAGTTTAAAAGAATCCCAGATTTCCAGGGAAAAAAGTTTGCAGTTACCCGAAAAGGTGATGTTTTTGGGATTCGTGCAtttaaaccctaaaccaaaaccctatttcttaagctacatgaAACCTCTAACCAAAAATCCCACATTCCAAAAAAACTTCATTTTTACACATTTCTACCAGAAAATTCTTAGCCTAAATCATGATTCTAAACATGCCCGGGCTATTTACCTCAGAAAACTTGCCCAATGCAAGAATGAGGCGTTATAAATCTGATAAAAACCAGAGAAACATCTCCACAGACGAAAGAaacgtaaaaaaaaaaacaggtgaATAAGGATTAGAGCACTTACACAAATCGATTCGTGGGAACGAGGAGATCGTTGACTGGAGGATGGGAAGCAAGAATGATTCCACGAAGCCAAAGGTATTGGAGTTGCTATGTGTCTTTGGTTTAGAAAACATGAAAAGAAAAGCTCTggttctttcttcctttctctctagTTCGTGTTCTCTGATGAATAAAGATGGGAATGGGGAAGATGGAGgaggggtatatatatatatataccccagTCAGCATTCCAAAAGTCGAATTGATCTAGGTTGTTGATCTGGATTAGAAGAAGAACCAAGGGATCATGTTTGATTCTAGAGATATGGCGGCCAAAATAATTGGAATGGACATGCACAAAAAAAGagggtactcaagtactctgaatATTCAATCCCCAAGTGACGTGTCTCCACACTCGGGTGTGGTACGTGACACGATTCctgaaagtgaagttcaaaagtttccttctcataggatttgaaccaacacttgcaaaatattacacccaaattttgaaatCGTCATAGacgagcctcgaaatgtaggctcgtaaagtgtaagctcgaaaatggaaagtaagggctcaacacttgtataaatttgcatgattcctgacttgttcttattggcgatcgagcaccagttaagaaggctcgagcttaagcatcaagctcgaagaacAAATCATCTTAGATGACTATAggtgttattcgagccttagttgcaagctCGCAATGGTGGTCGATCTCGAAAACATGAAAACTGTGTGTTCGAGGTCAGTAACGCAGTTTGAACACAGTAGTTGTTAGGAAATCCATATTCCTTAGAGATTTTttattatctgatattaaatcccaattatcatgggatattatataattaatgcatttaattatatttatttcaaatttgaattgtcaCTTCCTGAAATAAAGAtaagatattttgttaaccagtctataaatagactagaGAATTTCATTTGGAGATACACACAATTTGGTACTGAGAACACTCTACTAAATTGCTTggtaaaagctttgagagaatatcacaaatcaataatattgactcgtggactagccagattttaactgttgaaccacgtaaaaattcgattgttctttattttcttaaatcattGTTTTTAGATTTAAGTTAACGAAAAACAGCGTCACACCAGCacctagcatatatatatatatttatactaggtagaagcaacgtccAATGCACGTTtccttagttttaaagttataaaccttgtctataattttaataaaaattgttcactgtttttttttaatatataaaatagaatgaattatagttttatagtatatataaatatttatatcaataatctctacatatatgacatataaacacaacgctgatatagatatatatatttacataactacatgatatatataaaatacaataatatttaaaaagaaattaataatagaaataaaaaaaatagaaaaaatcataatgtagacagtagtataatgtatctcacaatgtcctttggtgaatttgataaaaaaaaaagaactacaATCACTTCATAAaaaacaaatttataagataaaaaaatgatatgtatatctttattatatttaaataaatatgatataattatttaaattatcataaaatatctttaaaatatcctattttaattaattaatttttgtttatgtttatgtttgttctagttttttaatttagcagtgacaacaaaagattatatattatatgtttaatataatattaagtttaagtttaattaaattttatttaagttaaaaaaaatgtatggctttattatttttaagtaaTTATCATTGTAATATATCTCAAAAACAtcctatttaaatttgtttaattatttatttatttatttttatttaaatttaggtTATGtatacaatctaccgttaaatataagaatattcatttaataccaactgaccctgagtcgagcttatctctggcaacgagcgtacatgttcaatcaatttccaggaaccataaaccttggcacgctctaataccaagttgtaatgccctactatcctagagtcgttaccatgtgattttaaaatgtgtcattagcttgctaatcgaggtattagaccaaaaagtgtagttaattaaaataaagactcatttaaataagattttggtataAAAAGTTGTATATTCATTTAAATCGTGAAAGtgttacattaggatcccaaaataatgtttagaaacatatttacaactcaaaaagttactttacagtcgacctaaacgacaaaatcaaacatttataacccgatcctcaaaataccccaaccgtggcagccaagtaggccaaacatgtacgcaccgctccatgccctccaactcatggttgatcgacattTTCCTTgtcattacctgcaccacagaacacccgtgagccaaggcccagcaaaagAACTTCAAAGCacagcatataataatttatttcaacaaatgaaTACTTAATCAAAGATaacaaacaatttacaagtttCTATTGGAATACACAACAACACAATAACACAACAACATAACAGCACAACAGTACAGTAGCAACCTTCGCCGATATGATTGCTTTGTACTCTTGCATTATCtactttttaatattttttattaatatgtatagataataacatTTTATTTGATTACTATGTGTTTAGAtacttataattattttatttagtgtatttataatataatgtaaaactaATGAGTAACTACGATTTATatgaaagttaaaaaaaaaaaaataaataaagctaTAGTCACACAGATATATATACACACGTTATTGCAATATTTTTTAATGCTAGGTACACACTTTCTACATGCAAAAACAATAAACACATTAATAGCACGTGCTTAAAACCACACATGAAAATAGTGTTATCTTACATAATAAGTTCGAATAGTTTAAATTACATGCCAGTTCAGTGTGTATACTTTTTTGTGTAAAAAATGTTTTCTTATCATTAGTCATATAGTAATATAAAATGAGATATGTAGTTTGGATATTGTGAATACATCTCCCTTACCAAATACAACCTTATATGTATGAAGAACCAAATATAAACCTtttaacttaaaataaaataaaaaaagaacttgccatatttttttttatatcaaaCTTATTACTAATATATTTTGTGAATATTAATAACCATTCTACCCTTAGCTGTAAATTAAGTATAaactttaaaaatattaaataattagttGTGAAATTTTTAACATATTGGTTGATACTTATACATGGTACGTGCGTGGCGGGGGTGGTCACAACAAGCCCAATCAGTGACACTATCATCAACAGTCCTCTCCTTCCTACCAAACATGGTGCAAATGAAGTCAAAATTTCCTAAAGAGGAGCATGAATGAAGTGGTCCTGCCCTAAAGAAAATTCCTCATTCAttcaagaaaaacaaaaaatgtACAAATACAGAATGAATCTTCTCTCTGTTCTAACGAACCTTCTTTCTTTCAACATTAAAAGAAGTTCTAAGATAAGCAAAGTGTCAATCGACAACAGAAGAAACACAAGGTAAATATGACATAATGCTGCAAACACAAAAGTCCACACCCACACACATATATGTGTTAagtgttatatatatgtgtgtgtgtgtttatatAGCCAATTTTCACAGATAGGGAACAGAGACAATAAGTGTACATCTAAGAGAAATCAAATTCGTCATTCAAATGAATTCAAtaaaaacatttatatacaaataaaGATAGTACAGCAGTTAAAAAACACATTCCATGAATTGTAGAATGATATATTTTCCATTTTTTGTTTACCTTACAAATGTATTGGCATTCATTTAAGTTACTTGCTTGCATCGCGAACAATAACAAATTGCGGAGGCCAGGAACCTTTGTAGCCATCTGATAAAGCAGTGGCAGTTTCCGAGACATCGGTCTTAATTTCCAGAAGCTTGGACTGCATATACTCTTTAAATTTTGAAACCGTATCAACTAGTGCTATGAGTTCACAAGCACACATCTGAATTTCTACTTCACTTTGTTTGATTGCTTCTTCCAACTTCAGTTTTGAGGtctgcaacaaaaaaaaaagtaaaattaaagTCCCATTAAAACATGCTTGATCTTTTAATGTTTTCAagtggaaaagaaaagaaaacacagCAGAAGTAAGCAAGCATACAAAACCAAAACATGAAAATGTCATAAGTCGTAAGTGAGTAAGCAAGCATCAAAAAAATTGAAAGCATATGAGAATATTTCTTTCTTTCGTTCAGATATTACAGGCTCCAACCAATATCAGGAAATCGATTACTTCGCCAACTATATGTAAACAAGCCAACGCTGTGCAAACCACCACATCCACAGTAACAAACCTTGCAGACCAACCCATAAGAAGCCAATTCTTCGATAATCAAATGGCACCCGTTGAACACATATTGCCCCCACCCCACCCACACTCCTTGAAGAGATATAGAGAAGATAAGAAGAGCAGGGAGAAAACATAAAAGAGCATAAAACTTCATAACTAATTAACTATTAACTGTATTAAATGAGAAGAGCAGGGAAAAAACATGGAAGAGAATAAAGTTTTAGTTTTTTCTTGTCAGTAGAACTAGACATAAAATAAGTAACTAAAACTTATACATTAAACGTTAACTTAACTATCTTATACGCATAAAATTAGTTTTTGTCTGTCACAAGTTCAACGAAAAATATTTTGACATTTTAAAGCTACATCAAAAGCTTCGATTTATACTTTAACTTAGAAATGTGGCGGTACCTTAAGAATATCTGCTGCTTCTCTTTCCACAACATCCAAGTTATGACCCTCCATCTCTAAGTCCTCCACCATTTTTTTGGCTTCTGTGGCACATTCATAAGTGTACTCCTCTGTTTCATTCTTCAACAAACGAAGTTGAGCTTCCATCTGAGATAATCATTTATCCCACCATCAAAGATAAGTATTTGAAGAGAGTTTAAAAAACAGATGAAAATGAGGAAAAAACAGAAAAGGCTCGGGAGGCTGCAGGTTTCAAATACAATTAACAGTcagatatataataataataataataaaaaataaataaatagattggATTGAACAATACGAAGTAACACTGACTGCTACTTGTCACGTGTTCTTCTTTTTCATGTTTTGATACTGAAGATGGCATAATACTACACCAAGAAAATGAACATGTGATTGTCACAACCCTAAGGCGTTATTTCTAGTTCTGGTGCACTTACTTCATTGATATGTGAATCGAGCCTAGCCAGAGTATTTCTTTTTCCCTCAACCTTTGCAGCAATATCACTCGACTGCTGCTGAAGAGAAATCAACTCTTCCAATTTTGTCATAGAATTTTTCTTTATATCCTCAGCAAAAGATTCGAGTGCAGGCTTTAATGTCGATTTGTAGTCAGTACCCATGACCTCAGCAGGTGTAGAGCCTTTGGCATTCAAGTTATAATGAAAACCATCGCCGAATTTTAACCTAGTACCAGCAGAGTTATAAGAGTAGCTCAGAATAACAGAGTAAAAATCACACAACCAACACGCATACTAAATGATTATATCACCAACTTCAATTAGATACCACATACCAGAATCTGTAATTAGttgaaaattaactaaaaaaaaaggGTAAAATAACTCTGCTGGTAAAAAAATTTATAGGCTTGGCCTGGTTTCTAAAAATCACATCGCTAGAAATGGTGAAATTTTTTAGATTTCATTTTACTGCAAAAGCATAAAAAACACCGTAATTATGTTATAGAGATTGATCCTCCTTGGTCACAAGTCAAGGCATAAATATGGattaaaaaaactacaaaaactatCGAATCTGCCCAAATGCAGACAAAAGTAAAAGATAAAAAACTACATTTTCATACAATTGATCAAAGTCCAATATGTTCACCCACAAGAATTATGTAATATATTTAGAACTTATGAACTATGTCAGATGCCCTGTCGAAGTTTGAACTAATCTGTCATCAAGCAATTAAAAAATGCAGAATTTTGCATTCTAAAACCTTAAATACGCATAAAATCCTTTAGTATATGCAAAGTAACTCAAGACCTTAGCACACTACGATAACAAACCTCCTCATGACTTGATTGCACTCCATTGCAAGGGTCTCGAGCTCCTTAAACTTGTGTCCAAGCGTCGCATCAAGATCCCATGACTTCTCCTCCCATGAGTTCCTTTCAAGCTCAGCTTCCCCAATATCCCTCTCCACTGCCTGTAACTCCCTCTTCATTCTCTCGACATCCCTTGGATTGAATGTCTGCAGCTCCACCCTCTTCTTCAACTCCTCATTCTCTTCACAAATCCTATTCTTATTCACAACTTTCTCCTCCAATTCCTTCTCCTTCATCTCCAAATCCCTCTCCAATTCCGTAATCTTTTCCTTAAACTTGTCAATCATCTCATGAAACTTCACCACGTCCTCTTCCAGCATCCCTTTCTCCTTCTCAAGCACCTCCTTCTGCGACGGTGCAGACTTCAACCCCTCGAGCTTTGCTTCGAGTTCCGTCACATTCGTCTCCAAAGCCTTGGCGGCCTCCACAGAattctccctctccctctccaacttctccagccAATCACGATCCAGCTTCTCCACCGAATCATCATCCCCAGTAATGTAATGAGAGTAGCTATCAAGGGCGTAGGAGTGCAGCGGGTTGTGGTCGGCGAACGAAGCCGAATCAGACGCCAGATGATCATTAAACATAGCGACTTGGACCAGCCAGTGGATTATGGCAAGAAAAGTGGGCCACTGGTGAGGAGTTCCGGGAGATCTTAGAATCGATTTGTTGAGTTTGTGAGGGTAATTCAAGGATCTCAAGACGAAAGGGAGATCTTCTTCGAGCTTGGACGAGGGGAAATCGAGGCAGGACATGAGAAAAGCTAGGGTTTGAGTGATGTCTTTGGCGGAGGGAAATGGGAGTTTGAGGAAGAGATTTGAAGAGTGAGAGGAAAGGAAATTGTTGATGGTGGAAACGGCGGAGGACTGGTAGCGATGGTCTTTGTATTGGTCGAAGGTGAGGGCGGAGTTGCGGGCGAGGCCGATGGAAGAGGGGCGGCTACTGGCAAAGCTCGCGTCGGAGTCACGCTGCTGACGGTGGTAGAGGTTGTGGTGGTCCAGCGGCGTCGGCGGTGGCTGTGGATTGGCGTAGGAGTCCTTCGGACGGCGATGGCCTCCACCgcctctcattctctctctctctcactcactcaGTCTGGTGTGGTTGTTTTTTGAATTTTGATAAAAATTTCCCGCTGCTTGTCGGAGGCGCTCTCTTCTAAGTTATGATTTTCTCTTTTATTAAAAGAAACTTTTGCTGCGATACCCCTGATTTATGGAAAAATCACACTGGGGGACCTCTTAGACCAAAGTTATTTTCACTGATAGTGTCTTGAATTAAAACCCATTTGCACTAacactttttattttattcaaattgcGATGATATGACTAAACTAACGGTTATTAATGATTGGGAAATTTCACATTCTATGCTTCGTTGAAAAAATGCTAAGCATattaaagatttcaaaataatgtCATTATTTGACACTCTATTTAAAATACTCTTGTTATTTTATTCTCACTTCTCTCTtatctcttctctcttccctctctctctccattcactctctctcaccttaCGGCACCACCACACACGATAGTGACCACACCACCAACaccagaaaaacctccataacTTCAGTCACCTTATAGAGATAAACACAATATACCCAAAGAAATATACATTTTGATGATTCTTTGAATAGAAATGTACAGATAATTAATTGTTTATCAAATATAATGATGTTTCTTTCACTTAAGATACTAGATACTGCATTTTGAATAGAtatgggcatgatttttgagtttttttttttttaatttttttcaaatctgaaaTTCTGAAATCGGCAGAAATTGGATCTTGCTTGATGATAGTTCGATGGTGCTTGATatcagctcgatggggccttcaaaatcataatttttcataaaaaaataactTTGCTCGATGTGGCTTGATGATGCTCAATGGTGCTCAATAtacgattcttgcaagagacataattttttattCGGTTGTCCGTTTAGagtgatttttctttattttttgtattttttcaaaatctacacgtttgacatacTCATATGCatatttgtgaagtgtaacacttgaaaaaaaatgcaaacatatctcatgtttaagacatgttttggtatgttttaaagttttaaactttccaaatgtgcatatgaacatgtcaaacgtgtagatcttgaaaaaatacacaaaataaaaataaaataaaaacaatcaccccaaacggacatcTGGGTGAAAAAGTATATCTCTTGCAATAATcgtatcgagcaccatcgagcaaagtaattttttcataaaaaaaccATGATTTTGAAGGCATCATCGAACTGGTATCGAGcatcatcgaaccaccatcgagcaaggtcgaatttctgcagatttcaaagtttcatatCTAAAAAATTcgtaaaaaaaaaactcaaaaatcatgcatAAATCTGTTTGAAATGCAATATTTAGTGATGTAATGGTGTTGGTAGTGTCgagaggtgagagagagtgaacgaGAGAAAAAGAGATagaagagagaaaagagaaaagaaaagtgaAAGGGGGGAGGGGGGGATGGCAAATGTATTTTTGGTAAAGTGTCAAAAAGTCgcattattttgaaatctttattatgtctagtatttttttaaattagtaCAACATAGAAACTGATTAACGAAATGTACTATActattttagtatttattagaacCAACATCTTATTAttgtttaactaatttaattctaatattttgataaatgagTTCAAAATTAGTTCTATTTTCATATCTTATATATAATAAACCagattaaaattatacatattcacaatttttaatatataaaaaaaaggattataaccaaaataatattaattttttttagatttaaattgtctttataaaatttaaaatatatattagatAAACAATAAGAtactaaatataatattttattattatttcaatatgCCTATTCTCAAAGCTTTCCAACTAAAAACTCAAAATTACTTATGCAAATAAGATGTCATTTTCCTATGGATTTGATTTGGCATATTATCTTATGATATCAAATTGACATTTCTCAAAATCAAATTGAGTTTATAAACCTTCTAAGATTATCTTAGGTACTTGGATTTGTATCATCTAACTGGCATATGCCAACTATCATTTCACTTCACAAGTCAATAGTTGTGATATTCAAGAGAGAAAATTAAGAAAATCAAGTTTGATCGTTAGTAACGAGTTTAAGGAACTAAAAAATGGATTTCGAAAATTGAAAGGAAAAAGAGAGGAAGAAACATTTGTAGAAAATTCCTTA
The Humulus lupulus chromosome 6, drHumLupu1.1, whole genome shotgun sequence DNA segment above includes these coding regions:
- the LOC133782015 gene encoding kinetochore protein NDC80 homolog, with amino-acid sequence MRGGGGHRRPKDSYANPQPPPTPLDHHNLYHRQQRDSDASFASSRPSSIGLARNSALTFDQYKDHRYQSSAVSTINNFLSSHSSNLFLKLPFPSAKDITQTLAFLMSCLDFPSSKLEEDLPFVLRSLNYPHKLNKSILRSPGTPHQWPTFLAIIHWLVQVAMFNDHLASDSASFADHNPLHSYALDSYSHYITGDDDSVEKLDRDWLEKLERERENSVEAAKALETNVTELEAKLEGLKSAPSQKEVLEKEKGMLEEDVVKFHEMIDKFKEKITELERDLEMKEKELEEKVVNKNRICEENEELKKRVELQTFNPRDVERMKRELQAVERDIGEAELERNSWEEKSWDLDATLGHKFKELETLAMECNQVMRRLKFGDGFHYNLNAKGSTPAEVMGTDYKSTLKPALESFAEDIKKNSMTKLEELISLQQQSSDIAAKVEGKRNTLARLDSHINEMEAQLRLLKNETEEYTYECATEAKKMVEDLEMEGHNLDVVEREAADILKTSKLKLEEAIKQSEVEIQMCACELIALVDTVSKFKEYMQSKLLEIKTDVSETATALSDGYKGSWPPQFVIVRDASK